One window of Nostoc sp. NIES-3756 genomic DNA carries:
- a CDS encoding iron uptake porin: MKSSLVDCGKYKFWIFVCLLVVETTGVIQKAIAQEYLFPEVKESLNANSPSSVFPSTIDESLRKTELMAQVTSVSRLQDVQSTDWAFQALQSLVERYGCIAGYSNGTYRGNRTISRYEFAAGINACLKRINELITTNSNQLAISEDLAKLQKLQEDFAGELATLRGRVDSLESRTSDIETEQFSPTTKLSGLLITGVQRRSGNRGDVNPRDGQKDTDDAGTNINVISLTQLYLTSQFTPRSYLFTGLLYGVGDTTPRFNNNVSRNDVFLGYEFPTDNKIIISDLNYRWLVADNLALMIGTEGVNMTTAFRGPNRIESAATGSLSYFAQRNPILNMGFGRGGVALDWQIAKRVSLQAIYSSNTPSNPGKRTGLFDGNTTTGIQFLLTPNDDLDLSLYYVNNYSGDGCLLTFVGDECLTSNSEPLQTNAIGATVTWQVSPRITLGAWGGYTNSYIPGSSGNVETTNYMVFMNFPDLFAKGNLGGIYVGQPPKIISSDLTEGSNVPDSINSGRGRAGGQPGTTTQFEVFYRFQLTDNISITPGIIHILEPGHTPDNDPVTIGILRSSFSF, from the coding sequence TTGAAAAGTAGTTTAGTTGACTGTGGTAAATATAAATTCTGGATATTCGTATGCTTATTAGTTGTAGAAACAACCGGAGTTATACAAAAAGCAATTGCCCAAGAGTACCTATTCCCAGAAGTGAAAGAGAGTCTAAATGCCAATTCTCCCTCTAGTGTTTTTCCCTCCACTATAGATGAGTCTTTAAGAAAAACCGAACTAATGGCACAAGTCACATCGGTTTCACGATTACAGGATGTACAATCCACAGATTGGGCATTTCAAGCATTACAGTCTTTAGTGGAACGTTATGGCTGTATAGCTGGTTATTCCAATGGCACATATAGAGGTAATAGGACAATTAGCCGATATGAATTTGCAGCAGGTATCAATGCTTGCTTAAAGCGTATCAATGAACTAATCACCACAAATAGCAATCAGTTAGCTATAAGTGAAGATTTGGCAAAGTTGCAAAAACTGCAAGAAGATTTCGCTGGTGAATTAGCGACTTTGCGAGGTAGAGTTGATAGTCTAGAATCCCGCACCAGTGACATAGAAACTGAACAATTTTCTCCCACTACTAAACTGAGTGGATTGTTAATTACTGGGGTACAAAGACGGAGTGGCAATCGTGGCGATGTCAACCCTAGAGACGGGCAGAAAGATACAGATGATGCTGGTACAAATATTAATGTGATCTCTTTGACACAACTATATTTAACCAGCCAATTTACTCCTCGGAGTTATTTATTTACAGGTCTTTTATATGGTGTTGGTGACACTACACCGAGATTTAACAATAATGTTTCTCGCAATGATGTATTTCTTGGTTACGAATTTCCTACAGATAATAAAATTATTATTAGTGACCTCAATTATCGCTGGTTGGTGGCAGACAACTTAGCACTCATGATAGGAACAGAAGGCGTAAACATGACAACTGCTTTCCGTGGGCCAAATCGGATAGAAAGTGCTGCTACTGGTTCGTTATCTTATTTTGCTCAAAGAAATCCTATTTTAAATATGGGTTTTGGTCGTGGTGGTGTAGCCCTCGATTGGCAAATTGCCAAACGTGTCAGTTTGCAAGCAATTTATTCTAGTAATACACCTAGTAATCCAGGTAAAAGAACTGGATTATTTGATGGTAATACCACTACAGGTATACAGTTTTTGTTAACACCAAATGATGACCTAGATTTGAGCTTATATTACGTTAATAATTACTCTGGAGATGGTTGTCTGTTAACTTTTGTTGGTGATGAATGTTTAACTTCTAATTCAGAACCGCTACAAACCAATGCTATTGGTGCTACTGTAACTTGGCAGGTTTCTCCGCGTATAACTTTAGGTGCATGGGGTGGTTACACTAATTCCTACATTCCTGGCAGTTCAGGAAATGTAGAAACTACCAATTATATGGTGTTTATGAATTTCCCTGATTTATTTGCTAAAGGTAATCTGGGCGGCATTTATGTTGGGCAACCTCCTAAAATTATTAGTAGTGACTTAACTGAAGGTAGTAATGTTCCAGACTCTATCAACTCTGGTAGAGGACGTGCAGGAGGGCAACCAGGCACGACTACCCAATTTGAAGTATTTTATCGTTTCCAGCTAACAGACAATATCAGCATTACACCGGGAATAATTCATATTTTAGAACCCGGTCATACACCTGATAATGACCCTGTAACTATTGGTATATTACGGAGTAGCTTCAGTTTTTAA
- a CDS encoding sensor histidine kinase: MSVDCLAQDNTILIVDDTPTNLQVLFDLLSEQGYRVAIAKNGETALQRLQISQPNLILLDVMMPGIDGFETCQRLKANPDTSKIPVIFMTALSDSVDKVKGLRLGAVDYITKPIQHEEVLARIQVHLELRHATRIVEQRTEELNQALESLKQAQQHLVQGEKMSALGQLVAGIAHEINNPVNFIHGNLTYVKEYTQDLLEFVQLYQKNYPHPVEEIQARAKNLELEFLQEDLLKMLGSMEIGSERIRQLVLSLRNFSRLDESEFKAVDIHAGMNSTLVILQHRLKAKSNFPAIQVIKDYAQLPEVECYPSQLNQVFMNILSNAIDALEESNITTPTITIRTSVIDTDWVRVSIADNGVGIPESICSQLFNPFFTTKPVGKGTGLGLSISYQIITEKHNGKIECRSTVGQGTEFVVQIPLQQIMAHIA; this comes from the coding sequence ATGTCTGTTGATTGCTTGGCTCAGGACAACACGATTTTAATCGTAGATGATACCCCCACCAATCTGCAAGTATTGTTTGATTTGCTGAGTGAGCAAGGGTACCGAGTGGCGATCGCCAAAAATGGTGAAACTGCCCTGCAACGTCTGCAAATATCTCAACCTAACTTGATTTTATTAGATGTGATGATGCCAGGGATCGATGGCTTTGAAACCTGTCAACGCCTGAAAGCTAACCCTGACACTAGCAAGATTCCTGTGATTTTCATGACCGCACTTTCTGACTCAGTGGATAAAGTTAAAGGCTTAAGGCTGGGTGCAGTGGATTACATCACCAAACCAATTCAGCATGAGGAAGTGTTGGCACGCATCCAGGTACATCTAGAATTGCGTCATGCTACTCGCATTGTGGAACAGCGCACTGAGGAACTTAACCAAGCTTTAGAAAGCCTCAAGCAAGCCCAACAGCATCTAGTACAGGGTGAAAAAATGTCTGCTCTTGGCCAGTTGGTAGCGGGAATCGCCCACGAAATCAACAATCCCGTGAATTTCATCCACGGCAACCTGACCTATGTGAAAGAATATACTCAAGATTTACTAGAATTTGTCCAACTCTACCAAAAGAACTATCCCCATCCAGTAGAGGAAATTCAAGCGCGGGCCAAAAACTTGGAGTTGGAATTTTTGCAAGAAGACTTATTGAAGATGCTGGGTTCGATGGAAATAGGTAGTGAGCGCATTCGCCAACTTGTCCTGTCCCTGCGAAACTTTTCCCGTTTGGATGAATCCGAATTTAAAGCTGTCGATATTCATGCAGGCATGAATAGCACCTTAGTGATTTTACAACACCGTCTTAAAGCCAAATCGAATTTTCCTGCCATTCAAGTTATCAAAGACTACGCACAGTTACCGGAGGTTGAATGCTACCCTAGCCAACTCAACCAAGTATTCATGAATATTTTGAGTAATGCGATCGATGCCTTAGAAGAGTCAAATATTACCACCCCCACTATCACTATTCGTACTTCTGTAATCGATACGGACTGGGTTAGAGTTAGTATCGCTGATAATGGAGTTGGCATTCCAGAATCAATTTGCTCTCAACTGTTCAATCCTTTTTTCACTACCAAACCTGTTGGTAAAGGAACTGGTTTAGGGCTGTCGATTAGCTATCAAATTATCACTGAAAAACATAATGGCAAAATCGAGTGTCGTTCTACTGTGGGACAAGGAACTGAGTTTGTCGTGCAAATTCCATTGCAGCAGATCATGGCACATATCGCTTGA